The proteins below come from a single Tachysurus fulvidraco isolate hzauxx_2018 chromosome 13, HZAU_PFXX_2.0, whole genome shotgun sequence genomic window:
- the tbcb gene encoding tubulin-folding cofactor B, translated as MDGNVTVITNPTVTVRMTSTLGSFEVSRRFNRGLTIAEFKSKLELVIGCPAASMDLQLFDTSDKFLQNIDDNEALLGSYPVDDNCRIHVIDRSGSLTGVFSDLSKVEKYEISKESYEKRTDSVRNFKKNMKIGSFNEENMAKKTEALSQKEEEEKAALALITVGKRCQVQVVGQPTKIGTVMFVGTTDFKPGYWVGVKYDEPLGKNNGSVNGKQYFECEPNYGAFVKPLSVTVGDFPEEDYGLDEM; from the exons ATGGACGGGAATGTGACGGTGATCACCAACCCCACGGTGACTGTGCGTATGACCAGCACTCTTGGCTCGTTCGAAGTCAGCCGGAGATTTAACCGAGGGCTTACCATCGCAGAGTTCAAG agCAAGCTGGAGCTTGTCATCGGCTGCCCCGCAGCCTCTATGGACCTTCAGTTGTTCGACACTTCAGACAAGTTCTTGCAGAACATTGATGATAACGAGGCTCTGTTAGGTTCTTATCCTGTAGATGACAACTGCAGAATACAT GTGATCGATCGCAGTGGTTCTCTGACTGGCGTGTTCAGTGATTTGTCCAAGGTGGAGAAATATGAGATTTCTAAAGAATCATATGAGAAGAGAACAG ACTCAGTGCGAAACTTCAAAAAGAACATGAAGATAGGGAGCTTCAATGAAGAGAACATGGCTAAGAAGACAGAGGCTCTCTCAcagaaagaagaggaggagaaagccGCTTTGGCCTTGATTACAGTTGGCAAGCGGTGTCAAGTTCAAGTGGTCGGTCAGCCAACAAAGATCGGCACAGTCATGTTTGTGG GTACAACAGACTTCAAACCAGGCTACTGGGTGGGTGTGAAATACGATGAGCCCCTTGGGAAAAATAACGGCAG TGTGAATGGAAAGCAGTACTTTGAGTGTGAGCCAAACTACGGTGCGTTCGTGAAGcctctgtctgtgactgtgGGGGATTTTCCAGAGGAGGACTACGGTCTGGATGAGATGTAG